The sequence GCTTTGCATCAAACTTATCAGACATAGCCTTGGCATAACTCAAAGCATAAATAGAAGCTTCCGACAAATCCGTTGGAGCCAAAATTTTCCTAACAGAAATACCGTTCATAACTCCCCCTTTCATAGGTACTCTTTAATGAGTATCTCGGCTATCTGCACAGCATTGAGTGCAGCGCCTTTTCTCAAGTTATCAGAAACAACCCATAGATTAAGCCCGTTTTCGACAGACTCATCCCTTCTAATCCTACCTATAAATGTCTCATCTTTACCCGCTGCATCTATAGCTGTAGGATACTCTAAATTTGCTGGATTATCAACAACTTTGCAACCAGGTGATTTATTTAGAAGCTCTCTAACTTCATTCAAATCAAATGGTTTTTCTGTCTCAACATTGACCGATTCTGAATGTCCCCTAAATACAGGCACCCTAACACATGTTGCAGTTACAGGCAACCCAGGTTTATGAAATATCTTCCTTGTTTCGTTTATCATCTTTACCTCTTCTTTTGTATAACCATCATCAAAGAAAACATCTATATGTGGCACACAATTAAATGCTATCCTTTTTGGAATCTTATTTGGCTTGCATTCGTCATATTTAAACTCAAACCATGCCTTTGTCTGCTCAACTAATTCCTCCATAGCCTTTTTACCAGCACCCGATGTAGCCTGATAGGTAGATACAACAATTCTTTTTATA comes from Hippea maritima DSM 10411 and encodes:
- a CDS encoding aspartate-semialdehyde dehydrogenase, whose amino-acid sequence is MKEYAVAVVGATGAVGEEMVFTLEQRNFPVKSLRPLASERSIGKTVRFKGEDIPVEVLDKNSFKGIDIALFSAGGSISKQFAPIAAESGAIVVDNTSHFRMDKDIPLVVPEVNPDDVAMYKNRGIIANPNCSTIQMVVALKPILDNYGIKRIVVSTYQATSGAGKKAMEELVEQTKAWFEFKYDECKPNKIPKRIAFNCVPHIDVFFDDGYTKEEVKMINETRKIFHKPGLPVTATCVRVPVFRGHSESVNVETEKPFDLNEVRELLNKSPGCKVVDNPANLEYPTAIDAAGKDETFIGRIRRDESVENGLNLWVVSDNLRKGAALNAVQIAEILIKEYL